One Nostoc punctiforme PCC 73102 DNA window includes the following coding sequences:
- a CDS encoding serine/threonine protein kinase yields MELDVRNGHKEVIPSNHHLDFSQQGYQVISELGRNREGGRITYLANVLNFKQQVVIKEFCFARADADLSGVKAYQREIEILQQLNHSRIPRYIDSFEIPGAFYLVQEHKNAPSLGLKNSFHPEEIKQIALSILELLVYLQKQVPPIIHRDIKPENILVDEQLNAYLVDFGLARIQGAKIALSSFVAGTPGFMPPEEQFGHSLTEASDLYSLGATLICLLTNTRSVDIGKLIDDNYRFNFQQLVPQISPRFRWWLMTMVERNRNRRYANAAIALKALEPIEVVGTGTGIDNFISTIKPIKRATVLGLATVITLAAMGATLMSCQPGSAVRQLLEARECQSLDFKASCQQKTGN; encoded by the coding sequence ATGGAGCTTGATGTGCGTAATGGACATAAAGAGGTAATTCCCTCAAATCACCATCTAGATTTTTCTCAACAAGGCTATCAAGTTATCAGCGAACTAGGACGCAACCGAGAAGGGGGAAGAATTACTTACTTAGCTAATGTTCTCAATTTTAAGCAACAGGTAGTGATTAAAGAGTTTTGTTTTGCTCGGGCCGATGCTGATTTGTCAGGTGTGAAAGCATATCAGCGCGAAATTGAAATTTTGCAGCAACTCAATCATTCTCGCATCCCTCGCTATATAGATTCTTTTGAAATACCAGGGGCTTTTTATCTGGTACAGGAACATAAAAATGCCCCATCTTTAGGCTTAAAAAACAGCTTTCATCCAGAAGAAATTAAGCAAATTGCTCTGTCAATTTTAGAGCTTTTAGTTTATCTACAAAAGCAAGTTCCGCCAATTATTCATCGGGATATCAAACCAGAAAATATTTTGGTTGATGAGCAACTAAATGCTTATTTAGTTGATTTTGGATTAGCTAGGATACAGGGTGCAAAAATAGCTCTTAGCAGCTTTGTAGCAGGAACCCCAGGTTTTATGCCACCAGAAGAACAGTTTGGTCATTCCTTGACTGAGGCATCAGATTTATATAGTTTGGGAGCAACACTAATTTGCTTACTCACTAATACCCGTTCTGTTGATATTGGAAAATTAATTGATGATAACTACCGCTTTAATTTCCAGCAATTAGTTCCTCAAATCAGTCCGCGTTTTCGGTGGTGGTTAATGACAATGGTGGAACGTAACCGAAACCGTCGCTATGCTAATGCGGCTATTGCTTTAAAAGCACTTGAGCCAATTGAGGTTGTTGGTACTGGCACTGGAATAGATAATTTCATCAGTACAATCAAACCTATAAAACGAGCTACAGTGCTGGGACTAGCTACTGTTATTACACTAGCTGCTATGGGGGCAACTTTGATGAGTTGTCAGCCTGGTAGTGCGGTTAGGCAATTGCTGGAAGCAAGAGAATGTCAAAGCTTGGATTTCAAAGCAAGTTGTCAACAAAAAACCGGGAATTAA
- a CDS encoding alpha/beta fold hydrolase: MTVTTQQLATQDAFEKFFWTWQGYKIQYTVMGTGRPLVLVHGFGASIGHWRKNIPVLADAGYQVYAIDLLGFGGSDKALIDYSVEVWMELLKDFCTAHIHEPAVFIGNSIGALLSLIVLVEHPEIAAGGILINSAGGLSHRPHELNPPLRMVMAAFNRFVRSPITGKFVYNRIRQKAQIRRTLYQVYRDRQAVTDELVDLLYTPSCDPGAQQVFASILTAPPGPSPEELLPKVERPLLVIWGADDPWTPITGAKIYEEARENGKEIKIVPIPNAGHCPHDEVPDVVNAQIIDWLTQN, from the coding sequence CACTGTCATGGGTACTGGACGACCTCTGGTACTGGTTCACGGCTTCGGTGCTTCCATTGGACACTGGCGTAAAAATATCCCAGTTTTAGCTGATGCTGGCTACCAGGTATATGCCATAGACCTTTTAGGCTTTGGTGGTTCCGATAAAGCGCTTATTGATTACAGTGTGGAAGTTTGGATGGAACTGCTGAAAGATTTCTGTACAGCACATATACACGAACCTGCTGTATTTATTGGCAACTCCATCGGCGCACTTTTGAGCTTGATTGTACTGGTAGAACATCCAGAAATTGCTGCTGGTGGTATTTTGATTAACTCTGCGGGTGGTTTAAGTCATCGTCCCCACGAATTGAACCCGCCGCTACGGATGGTGATGGCAGCTTTTAATCGGTTTGTGCGATCGCCAATTACAGGTAAATTTGTCTATAACCGCATCCGGCAAAAAGCCCAGATTCGGCGCACTCTCTACCAAGTTTACCGCGATCGTCAAGCCGTCACCGATGAATTAGTTGATTTACTTTATACACCCTCTTGTGACCCAGGAGCGCAACAAGTCTTCGCCTCCATTCTCACAGCCCCTCCTGGTCCAAGTCCAGAGGAACTTTTGCCCAAAGTAGAACGTCCTCTATTAGTAATTTGGGGTGCTGATGATCCCTGGACACCAATTACCGGGGCAAAGATTTACGAAGAGGCGCGTGAGAATGGCAAAGAAATCAAAATAGTCCCCATTCCGAATGCCGGTCATTGTCCGCACGATGAAGTTCCAGATGTTGTCAATGCTCAGATTATCGATTGGCTAACGCAAAATTAG